The nucleotide sequence TGTTTACCAGCTGAATTAAATTTTCAAACAAAGTAATTAAACAAGCTGCCAAAATACAGATGATTCCCCAGAAAACAACTAAATACTTGGTTGCTTTTAAATAATGCTTTTCTGATAGTCCGGGACGGTAGGTTTTATAAATATCGATAGCCGAGCTTGATGCCACGGCATATAAACCCGATGCCGAGCTTGACATAGCTGCCGAAAAAATCATTGCCAGTAAAAAACCAATGATTCCGTGGGGCAGGTAATTCAAAATAAAATAAATAAAAACATAATCCTTATCGTTGGTTTCTGCCTTTTTATCTACTTTTAAAATAATATCGCGTGCGTCTTGTCTTAATTGTACTTCTTGTTCGTTTAACGAAACCAGTTTTTCTTCAAGCATTTCGTTTTCATATCCTTGATTCAGTTGTCCGGTATAAATCTGTGTGATTTCTTTCTTTTCATTTAACAGGTTTTTTAGATCGATTTCCAGATCACGATATGCTGTTTGATATTCAGAACTTAACACTTTGGAAGTGTTTACCGGATTGAAATGTAAAGGCGACTGATAAAAATGAAAGAAAATAAAGACCATAACACCAACCAAAAGAATAAAAAACTGCATAGGCACTTTTAAGATTCCGTTCATCAATAGTCCCATTTGTGTTTCTTTAACGCTTTTGCCCGAAAGATATCTACCAACTTGCGACTGATCGGTTCCAAAATATGCCAGCATTAAAAAGAAACCGGCGGTTAAACCATTCCAAAGGGTGTATGTTTCGGTAAAATCGGTAGAAAAGTTTAATAAATCCAGTTTACCTTCAATTTTTGCAACATTAAATACATTTACAAAATTTACTTCTTCCGGTAATCGAAACAAAATAATGAAAAACGTTAAAAACATTCCTGCCATTATTACAAATGCCTGTTGTTTTTGTGTGATGTTCAACGCTTTTGTTCCGCCAAAATAGGTGTAAAAAATAATGACAATACCAATGGATACAATGATAAAAGTTAGATCCCAATTTAAGATGGACGACAAAATAATTGCCGGCGCGTAAATGGTAATTCCTGTTCCAATACTTCGCTGAATTAGGAAAATAACCGAAGCTAACGTCCGGGTTTTTAAATCGAACCGACTTTCAAGAAATTCATACGCCGTGTAAACTTTCAGTCGGTGAAAAACCGGAATAAAAACCATACAAATTACTACCATTGCCAGCGGTAAACCAAAATAGAACTGTACAAACCCCATTCCGTCGTGAAATGCCTGACCGGGTGTCGATAAAAACGTAATTGCACTTGCCTGTGTAGCCATTACCGATAAACCTACGGTAAACCAGTTTGTGCTTTTGTTTGCCAGAATATATTCCTGTATGTTTTTGCTGCCGCGTGTTTTGTAAGTTCCATAAATTACAATAAACAACAAGGTACTTAAAAGTATGATCCAGTCTAATAATTCCATATTAATCGGTAAAATGCATTATAAAATAAAAAAGAATAATGTAAAAAACATTAATTAAAAGCACAATGCTGTAACTTTTTCGCCATTTTATCCATTTAAAATCACTCATTTTTTAATTCAATTAGGTTAATAAATAATTCTAAAGCGCCGGTATTTCCCGTAGGTAATTGTCTAAAAAAACTTAAACCGGTGTAAACATAATATCCTTTGCCGTGCTTTGCTATAAGCAGTGCACCGTTTGTATCTTTTTCATCAAAATCGTGCGATGTAAAAACCGGTTGAAATTCGCCTGCAAAATCATCGGCATAATACAAACCTTGTTCCTGAACCCAGTTTTTAAAGTTTTCTTGTGTAATTTTAAATGGTTTGTTTAAAACCGTTTCGTTCGGATTAATAAAATTCACCACCGCATTTTCGTCGGTAATTCGTGTTTTACCGATGGTTAATTTGTACGGAGCAACTTCATTGGTTTGCAAATTGGTATTGGTTTGATACTGCACAACAACCGTTCCGCCGTTTTTTGCATAATCAAACAACAATTTATTTTTTGTTTTTAACAAACTTTCGGTGTTAAAAGCACGAATTCCAACAATAATGGTTTCGTATTTTGATAAATCTTCAGCTTTTACAGTTTCTAAATTAATAAAATCTACGTTGTAGCCAACATCTTTTAAAACCTGCGGAATTTCGTCGCCTGCACCAACAATATATCCGATTTTAGATTTCTTTAAAACACTTTTATTGAAAGATACCACTTTTGTTTCGGCAGACTTAAAATAATAATTTAAAGGAATATGACTGTAATCAACCCATTTTATTCCATTATCATAACTGTTATTATTCTGCTTGAAATGTGCTTTGTATGTATCGTTCGAAAAATTTTTATTGATAATAAACGTTTTGTTTTTTTCGCTCTCATTCAGAGTGATTTCTTTCTGATACACCTCTTCATTTTTAGAATTTGTGACAAACAAAGTACCTTTTAGGTTTTCATCTGAATAGTTATCTGTAACAATTTCAAATTTTTGTTCTTGTTTATTATTGGTGATATAAGTCGATTGATTAAACCGGACAGAAACAGCAGGGACAATATGGAAAGGTTTATAAATTTCGCCTTTTGCAACATCTTTGTAATGGTATTGAATAGGTAAGGTGTACGATAAATAAACGCCGTTAACTTCTAAACCAATGGTATTTTTTTGAGTTGAATTAAACTGTGTTTTAAAATCATTAAACGTATTGATAAACTTAAAATTCGTGTAATCTTGATTGGTGAATTTGGTATTGAAATAATCGTAATAAACCTCCTGATTTGCTAATGATTTACCAACAATTGTTTTGTTATTATTGATTGTAACATCTTTTAAAATAATGGTTTGGTTGGATCTGTTGGCAACTTCAACCTTTACATCAACGTTTTCGTTTGGTGTAGTGTAAGGTTCGTTTGTAGTGATATCTAAAAACAAACCGGCACAATTTTTAATCAATTCTTTAACTTCGTTTTGTTTGCGGGTTTTCCAAATGGTTTCAGGTAATTTATCAATTTCAGAATAAATTTTGGTCAGTAGATTGATCGATTTCGACGGATCCTTAAAATCATATTCGTTGATTAATTGCGTAACCAAAGGCTGAATGTTGTTTCCGCCTTTAATACGATTCCAGCTTGTATCAATTCCTTCAAACAAATCGCTCGATTTTAACGCATCGCCGTCAATCAATTCTACATAATCAATTTCTTCGCCACGTGATGACATATCGCCAAAGCCTTGTGATTGATGCTGGCTGCGACTTAACGAAGCAATTTCTTGATTATTCTTCCCCAACTGATTGTAAAATATGCCAATATTCAACGGAATGTATTTTGATTTATCGGCTTTATCAAATGCTTGTTTGCTGCCAAAAAAGAACCACGAAACATTAAAAAACAATCGTTTTGGCTGCCAGGTTTCGGTGCTTTCTTGTGATAAATCAGTATAATTTTTATTGTTTGCTAAACTAAATGCCAGTTTAGATAATTGCGCAGATGCTGTATGATGCCCGTGTGTTGTTCCAGCCGTTCTGTGATCAAAACGGTTTACAATAACGTCGGGTTGCTCTTTGCGAATCATATAAACCATCTGTTTCAACAACAAGTCTTTATTCCACTTTGAAAAAGCTTCTTTGGGATGTTTTGAAAATCCAAAATCATCGGCAGTAGAAAAAAACTGTTTTCCGCCGTCTATTTTTCTTGCATTCCACAATTCGTTGGTTCTAATAACACCTAAATCGATTCCCAATTCGTTGCTAATCAAATTTTGCCCGCCATTACCGCGCGTTAACGACAAATAATTGGTGTAGGCTTTATCGTGATGCGTTAAATAGGTAATTAGTCGAGTGTTTTCGTCATCGGGATGTGCGGCAATGTACATAGCACTTGCCAAAACGTTCAGTTTTTCCATTTGAAAATAAATTTCAGACGGAGTAGGGGTTTGTGGTTTTTGAGCAATGATGTTTTGCATAAATAACGCACAAAAGATATATATAATGTTGTTTTTCATTTTTTTGATATTTTTCAACCACAGATTAAAGAATTTTAAAGATTTTCAATAGCATTCTTTTAATCTGTGTGATCTGTGGTAATTAAAACTTTACAAAACCACGACAGATTTTTGTAAAAACAGATTGTTTGGATACGAAATACGTTCGCCTTCACTGGTAATTAATATGGTGTGAAATGCTTTAATGTCATCAATTTCGGCTTCAATAGGGAAATCCTTATCTTGAATTCTTATACGGTCGCCAATTTTAAACGGAAAGGCAAAAAACATAATAACTCCAGCTGTGAAATTACTTAAAACCGACCATTGTGCAAAAAATGCCACACCAATAAAAGTAATGGCTGCACCAACAAAACCAAAAAGTTGACCGGTATCAACTCCCCATAAAAGTATGATGAAAATAATGAACAAAATATTAAGCAACGAATTAAAATACTTAATAATTAGTTTGCTGCGGTTGTCTGATTTTGAGGAGTATTCGGAAAACTTTAAAATAACCTTGCGAATAATGAGCCTTAAAATATAAATAACAACGATTAAAATTAACGTAGCTATTATTTTTCCGTAATAATCAGGCAAATGAAAATTTTGAAACATTACCATTTTATTAATTCTTTATACAGTTTTTCCATTGGCATTCCCACAACATTGGTATAAGAGCCGTTTATTTTTTCGATTCCGATTAAGCCAATCCATTCCTGAATTCCGTACGATCCTGCTTTATCAAAA is from Flavobacterium dauae and encodes:
- a CDS encoding sodium:solute symporter → MELLDWIILLSTLLFIVIYGTYKTRGSKNIQEYILANKSTNWFTVGLSVMATQASAITFLSTPGQAFHDGMGFVQFYFGLPLAMVVICMVFIPVFHRLKVYTAYEFLESRFDLKTRTLASVIFLIQRSIGTGITIYAPAIILSSILNWDLTFIIVSIGIVIIFYTYFGGTKALNITQKQQAFVIMAGMFLTFFIILFRLPEEVNFVNVFNVAKIEGKLDLLNFSTDFTETYTLWNGLTAGFFLMLAYFGTDQSQVGRYLSGKSVKETQMGLLMNGILKVPMQFFILLVGVMVFIFFHFYQSPLHFNPVNTSKVLSSEYQTAYRDLEIDLKNLLNEKKEITQIYTGQLNQGYENEMLEEKLVSLNEQEVQLRQDARDIILKVDKKAETNDKDYVFIYFILNYLPHGIIGFLLAMIFSAAMSSSASGLYAVASSSAIDIYKTYRPGLSEKHYLKATKYLVVFWGIICILAACLITLFENLIQLVNIIGSIFYGTVLGIFLIAFFFKYIKAKATFWGALLAQLIVIYIYYLDAISYLWLNPIGVFLVIIIGFILQLVFNKKNRT
- a CDS encoding PIG-L family deacetylase, translated to MKNNIIYIFCALFMQNIIAQKPQTPTPSEIYFQMEKLNVLASAMYIAAHPDDENTRLITYLTHHDKAYTNYLSLTRGNGGQNLISNELGIDLGVIRTNELWNARKIDGGKQFFSTADDFGFSKHPKEAFSKWNKDLLLKQMVYMIRKEQPDVIVNRFDHRTAGTTHGHHTASAQLSKLAFSLANNKNYTDLSQESTETWQPKRLFFNVSWFFFGSKQAFDKADKSKYIPLNIGIFYNQLGKNNQEIASLSRSQHQSQGFGDMSSRGEEIDYVELIDGDALKSSDLFEGIDTSWNRIKGGNNIQPLVTQLINEYDFKDPSKSINLLTKIYSEIDKLPETIWKTRKQNEVKELIKNCAGLFLDITTNEPYTTPNENVDVKVEVANRSNQTIILKDVTINNNKTIVGKSLANQEVYYDYFNTKFTNQDYTNFKFINTFNDFKTQFNSTQKNTIGLEVNGVYLSYTLPIQYHYKDVAKGEIYKPFHIVPAVSVRFNQSTYITNNKQEQKFEIVTDNYSDENLKGTLFVTNSKNEEVYQKEITLNESEKNKTFIINKNFSNDTYKAHFKQNNNSYDNGIKWVDYSHIPLNYYFKSAETKVVSFNKSVLKKSKIGYIVGAGDEIPQVLKDVGYNVDFINLETVKAEDLSKYETIIVGIRAFNTESLLKTKNKLLFDYAKNGGTVVVQYQTNTNLQTNEVAPYKLTIGKTRITDENAVVNFINPNETVLNKPFKITQENFKNWVQEQGLYYADDFAGEFQPVFTSHDFDEKDTNGALLIAKHGKGYYVYTGLSFFRQLPTGNTGALELFINLIELKNE
- a CDS encoding mechanosensitive ion channel domain-containing protein, whose protein sequence is MFQNFHLPDYYGKIIATLILIVVIYILRLIIRKVILKFSEYSSKSDNRSKLIIKYFNSLLNILFIIFIILLWGVDTGQLFGFVGAAITFIGVAFFAQWSVLSNFTAGVIMFFAFPFKIGDRIRIQDKDFPIEAEIDDIKAFHTILITSEGERISYPNNLFLQKSVVVL